A region of Sphingomonas crusticola DNA encodes the following proteins:
- the secY gene encoding preprotein translocase subunit SecY, translating into MASAAEQLASNASLSQFSKATDLKRRLWFTLGALIVFRLLSYVPLPGIDPRVLESLFNTTKGGVMDFFNTFTGGALTRMSIVALGVMPYITASIVVQLATSLSPSLAAIKKEGESGRKKLNQYTRYGTVLLTAIQGYFIAVGLEAWGSSAGQVAVVVDPMLFRLTTVITLVGGTMFLMWLGEQITTRGIGNGVSLIIMAGIVASLPTTVASAFEAARTGASSPFMVLGGFALVIGLILIICFMERAQRRVLIQYPKRQTQRGMMQADKSHLPLKINTANVIPPIFASSLLALPLTITQFAGKHLNGESRWGDFVISMNQWIGQDTPMYFVLYAAGIIFFSFFYTAVVFNPEETADNLKRYGGFIPGIRPGKNTETYLDYVLTRITVIGAIYLTAICVLPEMFMPRHLVGFGGTSLLIVVNVTIDTVTQIQSHLLAHQYGDLIKKARLKGGVRR; encoded by the coding sequence CCAACGCCAGCCTGTCGCAATTCTCCAAGGCGACCGACCTCAAGCGCCGCTTGTGGTTCACCCTCGGCGCGCTGATCGTGTTCCGTCTGCTGTCCTACGTGCCGCTGCCGGGTATCGATCCGCGCGTGCTCGAATCGCTCTTCAATACGACGAAGGGCGGGGTGATGGACTTCTTCAACACCTTCACCGGCGGCGCGCTGACGCGCATGTCGATCGTGGCGCTGGGCGTGATGCCCTACATCACCGCCTCGATCGTGGTGCAGCTTGCGACCTCGCTCAGCCCCAGCCTTGCCGCCATCAAGAAGGAAGGCGAGAGCGGGCGTAAGAAGCTCAACCAATATACGCGTTACGGCACGGTGCTGCTGACCGCGATCCAGGGCTATTTCATCGCGGTCGGGCTCGAAGCGTGGGGCAGCAGCGCCGGCCAGGTCGCCGTCGTGGTTGATCCGATGCTGTTCCGCTTGACGACAGTCATCACGCTCGTCGGTGGCACGATGTTCCTGATGTGGCTCGGCGAGCAGATCACCACCCGCGGCATCGGCAACGGCGTCAGCCTGATCATCATGGCCGGTATCGTCGCCAGCCTGCCGACCACCGTCGCAAGCGCCTTCGAAGCCGCCCGCACCGGTGCGAGCTCGCCCTTCATGGTGCTCGGCGGCTTCGCGCTCGTGATCGGCCTGATCCTGATCATCTGTTTCATGGAGCGCGCGCAGCGCCGCGTGCTGATCCAATATCCCAAGCGTCAGACCCAGCGCGGCATGATGCAGGCCGACAAGAGCCATCTGCCGCTCAAGATCAACACCGCCAACGTCATCCCGCCGATCTTCGCATCGTCGCTGCTGGCGTTGCCGCTGACGATCACGCAGTTTGCCGGCAAGCACCTCAATGGCGAAAGCCGCTGGGGCGATTTCGTGATCTCGATGAACCAGTGGATCGGCCAGGACACGCCGATGTACTTCGTGCTGTACGCGGCCGGGATCATCTTCTTCTCGTTCTTCTACACCGCGGTGGTGTTCAATCCGGAAGAGACGGCCGACAATCTGAAGCGCTACGGCGGCTTCATTCCCGGCATCCGTCCCGGCAAGAATACCGAGACCTATCTCGATTATGTGCTGACCCGGATCACCGTGATCGGCGCGATCTATCTGACCGCGATCTGCGTGTTGCCGGAAATGTTCATGCCGCGGCACCTGGTCGGCTTTGGCGGCACCAGCCTGCTGATCGTGGTCAACGTGACGATCGACACGGTGACCCAGATCCAGAGCCACCTGCTCGCGCATCAATATGGCGACCTCATCAAGAAGGCTCGCCTCAAGGGGGGCGTGCGCCGATGA
- a CDS encoding adenylate kinase, whose amino-acid sequence MKLLILLGPPGAGKGTQAQHLVSRFGLVQLSTGDMLRQAVKDGTDVGRKAEAIMKAGQLVPDEIVTSLISEQLDKHAHAPGFIFDGYPRTQAQAASLDALLAERGLKLDHVIELTVDEEALVERIAGRFTCARCNEGYHDKFKLPKVAGVCDICASTEFKRRPDDTAETVRARLAVYRADTAPILPYYEAKGIVSRVDGMADIATVGAAIEQILTADPALSG is encoded by the coding sequence ATGAAGTTGCTGATCCTGCTGGGACCCCCGGGGGCGGGGAAGGGAACGCAGGCGCAGCATCTGGTATCGCGCTTCGGCCTCGTCCAGCTGTCGACAGGCGACATGCTGCGCCAGGCCGTGAAGGATGGGACCGACGTCGGCCGCAAGGCGGAGGCGATCATGAAGGCCGGCCAGCTCGTGCCGGACGAGATCGTCACGTCGCTTATCTCCGAGCAGCTCGACAAGCATGCCCACGCGCCGGGCTTCATCTTCGACGGCTATCCGCGCACACAGGCCCAGGCTGCTTCGCTCGACGCCTTGCTGGCGGAGCGGGGATTGAAGCTCGATCATGTCATCGAGCTCACCGTGGACGAGGAGGCCCTGGTCGAACGCATCGCCGGCCGCTTCACCTGCGCGCGCTGCAACGAAGGCTATCACGACAAGTTCAAGCTGCCGAAGGTGGCAGGCGTGTGCGACATCTGTGCGTCGACGGAGTTCAAACGCCGGCCCGACGACACGGCAGAAACGGTCCGCGCACGGCTTGCGGTCTATCGCGCGGACACTGCCCCGATCCTCCCTTATTATGAGGCGAAGGGGATCGTCAGCCGCGTCGACGGCATGGCGGATATCGCGACGGTCGGCGCCGCGATCGAGCAGATATTGACGGCCGATCCGGCGCTCTCCGGCTGA
- the rpsM gene encoding 30S ribosomal protein S13: MARIAGVNIPTNKRVEIALTYIHGIGPTKAKEITAKLGIEPARRVQDLSDQEVLQIRETIDASYQVEGDLRRQVAMNIKRLMDLACYRGLRHRKGLPVHGQRTHTNARTRKGKAKPIAGKKK; this comes from the coding sequence ATGGCACGTATCGCGGGTGTTAATATCCCGACCAACAAGCGCGTCGAGATCGCGCTCACCTATATCCACGGCATCGGCCCGACCAAAGCCAAGGAAATCACCGCCAAGCTCGGCATCGAGCCGGCGCGCCGCGTTCAGGATCTTTCGGACCAGGAGGTCCTTCAGATCCGCGAGACGATCGATGCCAGCTACCAGGTGGAGGGCGACCTTCGCCGCCAGGTGGCGATGAACATCAAGCGGCTGATGGATCTGGCCTGCTATCGCGGCCTGCGCCATCGCAAGGGCCTGCCGGTTCACGGCCAGCGCACGCATACCAATGCGCGCACTCGCAAGGGCAAGGCCAAGCCGATCGCCGGCAAGAAGAAGTAA
- the rpsK gene encoding 30S ribosomal protein S11 has protein sequence MAREPQRVKRRERKNITSGVAHVNASFNNTMITITDAQGNAISWSSAGMMGFKGSRKSTPYAAQVAAEDAGKKAAEHGVRTLEVEVKGPGSGRESALRALQAVGFHITSIRDVTSIPHNGVRPSKRRRV, from the coding sequence ATGGCACGCGAACCTCAGCGCGTTAAGCGGCGCGAGCGCAAGAACATCACCTCTGGCGTCGCGCATGTGAACGCCAGCTTCAACAACACCATGATCACGATCACCGACGCGCAGGGCAATGCGATTTCGTGGTCGTCGGCAGGCATGATGGGCTTCAAGGGGTCGCGTAAGTCGACGCCTTATGCTGCCCAGGTTGCTGCCGAAGACGCGGGCAAGAAGGCCGCCGAGCACGGCGTCCGCACGCTCGAGGTCGAGGTCAAGGGTCCCGGTTCGGGTCGCGAGAGCGCGCTGCGTGCGCTTCAGGCCGTGGGCTTCCACATCACGTCGATCCGCGACGTGACGTCGATCCCGCACAACGGCGTCCGTCCGTCCAAGCGGCGCCGCGTCTAA
- a CDS encoding DNA-directed RNA polymerase subunit alpha yields MAINAKNWQELKKPVALDKKVGGDTKRKATFVAEPLERGFGLTLGNALRRVLLSSLQGAAVTSIKIENVLHEFSSLAGVREDVTDIVLNVKQIALRMQGEGSKRLQLSATGPAEVTAGDIVTSGDIEVLNPELVICHLDEGATLNMELTAQSGKGYVPASANRPADAPIGVIPVDALYSPVRQVAYKVENTRVGQELDYDKLTLTIETDGTVTPDDAIAYSARILQDQLQLFVHFDEGMSVSAPSQSSAMAPMGGGVTEPEANSNQLNRFLLKKVDELELSVRSANCLKNDNIIYIGDLVQKTEAEMLRTPNFGRKSLNEIKEVLASMGLRLGMEIPGWPPENIEEMAKKLEQEF; encoded by the coding sequence ATGGCGATCAATGCCAAGAACTGGCAGGAACTGAAGAAGCCCGTCGCGCTCGACAAGAAGGTCGGCGGCGACACCAAGCGCAAGGCGACCTTCGTCGCCGAGCCGCTGGAGCGGGGCTTCGGTCTCACGCTCGGCAACGCGCTGCGGCGCGTTCTCCTGTCTTCGTTGCAGGGTGCCGCCGTGACCTCGATCAAGATCGAGAATGTGCTGCACGAATTCTCCTCGCTTGCCGGCGTGCGGGAGGATGTCACGGACATCGTCTTGAACGTGAAGCAGATCGCGCTGCGCATGCAGGGCGAGGGCTCCAAGCGCCTTCAGCTGTCGGCAACCGGCCCGGCCGAAGTGACCGCGGGCGACATAGTCACCAGCGGCGACATCGAAGTTCTCAATCCTGAACTGGTGATCTGCCACCTCGACGAAGGCGCGACGCTCAACATGGAGCTGACCGCACAATCGGGTAAGGGCTATGTCCCGGCTTCCGCCAACCGTCCGGCCGATGCGCCGATCGGCGTCATCCCGGTCGATGCGCTTTATTCGCCCGTCCGCCAGGTCGCGTACAAGGTCGAGAATACCCGCGTCGGCCAGGAGCTCGATTACGACAAGCTCACGCTGACGATCGAAACCGACGGCACCGTTACTCCGGACGATGCGATCGCTTATTCCGCCCGCATCCTGCAGGACCAGCTCCAGCTGTTCGTCCACTTCGACGAGGGCATGAGCGTGTCCGCCCCGTCGCAGTCGTCGGCCATGGCGCCGATGGGCGGTGGCGTGACCGAGCCGGAAGCCAATTCGAACCAGCTCAACCGTTTCCTTCTCAAGAAGGTCGACGAGCTCGAATTGTCGGTGCGTTCGGCCAATTGCCTCAAGAACGACAACATCATCTACATCGGCGACCTCGTTCAGAAGACCGAGGCCGAGATGCTGCGCACGCCGAATTTCGGCCGCAAGTCGCTCAACGAGATCAAGGAAGTCCTCGCTTCGATGGGGCTGCGCCTGGGCATGGAAATTCCCGGCTGGCCGCCTGAGAATATCGAGGAAATGGCCAAGAAGCTCGAACAGGAATTCTGA
- the rplQ gene encoding 50S ribosomal protein L17 — protein sequence MRHRVGGRKLQRTSSHRTALFRNQAAALIKHEQITTTLAKAKELRPYVEKLVTLAKKGGLSNRRLAHSRLLDDTQLVKLFDVIGPRYAERNGGYIRVIRAGIRASDAASMAVIEFVDRDVSAKGQDSGPVLEEEAEAA from the coding sequence ATGCGTCATCGTGTCGGCGGCCGTAAGCTGCAGCGTACCTCCTCGCACCGTACCGCCTTGTTCCGCAACCAGGCGGCCGCGCTGATCAAGCACGAGCAGATCACGACCACGCTCGCCAAGGCGAAGGAGCTTCGCCCCTATGTCGAGAAGCTGGTCACGCTCGCCAAGAAGGGCGGTCTTTCGAACCGCCGTCTGGCGCATTCGCGCTTGCTCGACGACACCCAGCTGGTGAAGCTGTTCGACGTGATTGGCCCGCGTTATGCCGAGCGCAACGGCGGCTATATCCGCGTCATTCGCGCCGGTATCCGCGCTTCCGACGCGGCCTCGATGGCGGTGATCGAGTTCGTCGATCGCGACGTCTCGGCCAAGGGCCAGGATTCGGGCCCCGTGCTCGAAGAGGAAGCCGAAGCCGCCTGA
- the guaA gene encoding glutamine-hydrolyzing GMP synthase has translation MSAAPTDCILIVDFGSQVTQLIARRVREAGVYSEIAPFNQADAAFERLQPKGIIFSGGPSSVMWDDSPRAPQHLFDRGLPILAICYGQQTMAHQLGGRVAPSDSREFGRAFIDIVAESALFDGLWKVGESHQVWMSHGDRVEALPDGFKVVAQSAGAPYAIATDEARRFYSMMFHPEVVHTPDGGKLIANFARHVCGLAGDWTMAEFRAAKIADIRAQVGGGKVICGLSGGVDSAVAAVLIHEAIGDQLTCVFVDHGLMRLGEAEQVVSLFREHYGIPLVHVDCSDTMLGGLAGLTDPEAKRKFIGKTFIDVFDAEATKIGGADFLAQGTLYPDVIESVSFTGGPSVTIKSHHNVGGLPERMKMQLVEPLRELFKDEVRVLGQELGLPAAFVGRHPFPGPGLAIRIPGEVTKERCDILRKADAIYLDEIRRAGLYDAIWQAFAVLLPVRTVGVMGDHRTYDNVCALRAVTSTDGMTADIYPFDSAFLSRVATRIVNEVQGINRVVYDYTSKPPGTIEWE, from the coding sequence ATGAGCGCCGCCCCCACCGATTGCATCCTGATCGTCGACTTCGGCAGCCAGGTCACCCAGCTGATTGCCCGCCGCGTGCGCGAGGCCGGCGTCTACAGCGAAATCGCCCCCTTCAATCAGGCAGATGCCGCGTTCGAGCGGCTGCAACCCAAAGGCATCATCTTCTCGGGCGGCCCGTCATCGGTAATGTGGGATGATAGCCCGCGCGCGCCGCAGCATCTGTTCGATCGTGGCCTGCCGATCCTTGCGATCTGCTACGGCCAGCAGACGATGGCGCACCAATTGGGTGGGCGGGTCGCCCCGTCGGACAGCCGCGAATTCGGACGGGCCTTCATCGACATCGTTGCCGAATCGGCGCTGTTCGACGGGCTGTGGAAGGTGGGCGAAAGCCACCAGGTGTGGATGAGTCATGGTGACCGGGTCGAGGCGCTTCCGGATGGCTTCAAGGTGGTCGCCCAGTCCGCGGGCGCCCCGTACGCGATCGCCACCGACGAGGCGCGGCGCTTCTATTCCATGATGTTCCACCCGGAGGTGGTGCACACACCCGACGGCGGCAAGCTCATTGCCAATTTCGCGCGCCACGTCTGTGGATTGGCTGGCGACTGGACGATGGCGGAATTCCGCGCCGCCAAGATCGCCGACATCCGCGCCCAGGTCGGCGGTGGCAAGGTCATCTGCGGTTTGTCGGGCGGCGTCGACAGCGCGGTCGCCGCAGTCTTGATCCATGAGGCAATCGGCGATCAGCTCACCTGCGTATTCGTCGATCATGGGCTGATGCGGCTGGGCGAAGCTGAGCAAGTGGTCAGCCTGTTCCGCGAACATTATGGCATTCCATTGGTCCACGTCGACTGCAGCGACACGATGCTTGGCGGCCTGGCCGGGCTCACCGATCCGGAAGCCAAGCGCAAATTCATCGGCAAGACCTTCATCGATGTGTTTGATGCCGAGGCGACCAAGATCGGCGGGGCCGATTTCCTGGCGCAAGGGACGCTCTATCCCGACGTAATCGAGAGCGTCAGCTTCACCGGCGGCCCGTCGGTGACGATCAAGAGTCACCACAATGTCGGCGGCCTGCCTGAGCGCATGAAGATGCAGCTGGTCGAGCCGCTGCGGGAATTGTTCAAGGACGAGGTGCGGGTGCTCGGGCAGGAACTCGGCCTGCCGGCGGCGTTCGTCGGACGTCATCCGTTCCCCGGCCCGGGGCTCGCTATCCGCATCCCGGGTGAGGTTACCAAGGAGCGCTGCGACATCCTGCGCAAGGCCGACGCCATCTATTTGGATGAGATCCGCCGCGCCGGCCTCTACGACGCGATCTGGCAGGCCTTCGCCGTCCTGCTGCCGGTGCGCACGGTCGGCGTAATGGGCGACCACCGTACCTACGACAATGTCTGCGCGTTGCGCGCCGTCACCTCGACCGACGGCATGACCGCCGACATCTACCCGTTCGATTCGGCCTTCCTGTCCCGCGTCGCCACCCGCATCGTCAACGAGGTGCAGGGCATCAACCGCGTCGTGTACGATTATACCTCCAAGCCGCCGGGGACCATCGAGTGGGAATGA
- a CDS encoding arsenate reductase yields the protein MTATIHGIENCDTMKKAFAWLDANGIAYDFHDYKKAGVAEDQLVRWSDIAGWEKVINRAGPTFRKLPDHARQDLDQAKAIALMMGNPSMIKRPILEVGGELEIGFKPERYAVLFH from the coding sequence ATGACCGCCACGATCCACGGCATCGAGAATTGCGATACGATGAAGAAGGCGTTCGCCTGGCTGGACGCCAACGGCATCGCCTATGATTTCCACGATTATAAGAAGGCCGGCGTGGCGGAAGATCAGCTTGTCCGCTGGAGTGACATTGCCGGTTGGGAAAAGGTGATCAACCGGGCCGGACCGACGTTCCGCAAATTGCCGGATCACGCCAGGCAAGACCTGGACCAAGCCAAGGCGATCGCGCTCATGATGGGGAATCCATCGATGATCAAGCGTCCGATCCTGGAGGTCGGCGGCGAGCTCGAGATCGGGTTCAAACCCGAGCGGTACGCCGTTCTTTTCCACTAA
- a CDS encoding class I SAM-dependent methyltransferase, whose amino-acid sequence MYDQAKQSELIRFARVAVGTTVIDVWPGDGDWTRIFSDVVGPEGRVFGFVPTEIVQIKKDAVDQMRAVAGEPGRENVEAVSADLVAMPEVTEPADVLWLHLFYHDFHTALIQAKGATAGEFNRAVYERLKPGGAYVIIDHAAAAGSGTSDTQALHRIDPASVRAEVEAAGFVLDAESSIVANKDDPHAIKVFDPSIKDKTDRFAYRFVKA is encoded by the coding sequence ATGTACGACCAAGCCAAGCAATCCGAGTTGATCCGGTTCGCACGTGTCGCTGTGGGCACCACCGTCATCGACGTTTGGCCGGGCGACGGCGACTGGACCCGTATCTTCTCTGACGTCGTCGGCCCCGAAGGGCGGGTTTTCGGTTTTGTGCCGACCGAAATCGTCCAGATCAAGAAAGACGCAGTCGATCAGATGCGGGCGGTTGCGGGCGAGCCGGGCCGGGAGAATGTCGAGGCGGTCTCGGCGGACCTCGTCGCGATGCCGGAGGTCACGGAACCTGCGGATGTCCTTTGGTTGCACCTGTTCTACCACGATTTCCACACCGCGCTGATCCAGGCTAAAGGGGCGACCGCTGGCGAGTTCAATCGTGCAGTCTATGAGCGGCTTAAGCCCGGCGGAGCCTACGTCATCATCGACCACGCCGCCGCCGCCGGGTCGGGCACGAGCGACACCCAGGCGCTGCATCGGATCGACCCTGCGTCGGTTCGCGCGGAGGTCGAGGCGGCCGGCTTCGTGCTGGACGCGGAAAGCAGCATCGTCGCGAACAAGGACGATCCCCACGCGATCAAGGTGTTCGATCCCTCGATCAAGGATAAGACCGATCGCTTCGCTTATCGGTTCGTGAAGGCCTGA
- a CDS encoding nuclear transport factor 2 family protein produces the protein MSIEKNIQSVKDFFAAAFGGDSATMLALAAEDIEWIVPGEDWPLAGTHRGHAGLTELLKTESETMELSLSEPREYIALGDRVLVVGYAEGKVKATNKPFTDDWIFAITVRDGKLTNIREYVDTQALARAAAVSDPENAADVPGDGSDLRAS, from the coding sequence ATGAGCATTGAGAAGAACATCCAGAGCGTGAAAGACTTCTTCGCCGCGGCCTTCGGCGGGGACAGCGCGACCATGCTCGCGCTTGCCGCCGAAGATATCGAGTGGATCGTTCCGGGCGAGGACTGGCCGCTGGCCGGAACGCACCGGGGACATGCCGGGCTGACCGAACTATTGAAGACGGAGTCCGAAACCATGGAGCTGTCGCTCTCGGAGCCCCGGGAGTATATCGCGCTGGGCGACAGGGTTCTGGTCGTCGGCTATGCCGAAGGAAAGGTCAAAGCCACGAACAAGCCGTTCACGGATGACTGGATCTTCGCCATCACGGTCCGCGACGGCAAGCTGACGAACATCCGCGAATATGTCGACACGCAGGCATTGGCGCGGGCCGCGGCCGTGTCGGACCCTGAGAATGCAGCAGATGTGCCGGGGGACGGCAGCGATCTGCGCGCTTCATGA
- a CDS encoding NADPH-dependent F420 reductase, translating into MSYAIIGFGEIGQTLAKAFARKGIEVSVATTRDPESFAAVAAAIGPGIIPKTLAEAVKADIIFMAVRFQSHPDVAKALPNWQGKIIVDVTNAYGVPDEELGGQPSARVVAQAFTGARLVKGFNHLVASVLVQDPAVHGGRRVLFLASDDDAAADEIGALAEQLGFAPIKLGGLSEGGLLVQAHGNIWGRLIFKDLVKFD; encoded by the coding sequence ATGAGCTACGCAATCATCGGCTTCGGCGAGATCGGCCAGACTCTCGCCAAGGCGTTTGCCCGCAAGGGCATCGAAGTGTCCGTTGCCACCACGCGCGATCCGGAAAGCTTCGCGGCGGTCGCGGCCGCGATCGGCCCGGGGATCATCCCCAAAACACTGGCGGAAGCCGTCAAGGCGGACATCATCTTTATGGCCGTGCGCTTCCAGTCGCACCCGGACGTCGCCAAGGCACTGCCGAACTGGCAGGGCAAGATCATCGTCGATGTCACCAACGCCTATGGCGTTCCCGATGAGGAACTGGGCGGACAGCCTTCCGCCCGGGTCGTCGCCCAGGCCTTCACCGGCGCAAGGCTAGTCAAGGGCTTCAACCATCTGGTCGCTTCCGTCCTGGTTCAGGATCCGGCAGTCCATGGTGGCCGCAGAGTCCTATTCCTGGCGAGCGACGATGACGCTGCCGCGGATGAGATTGGGGCGCTTGCGGAACAGCTCGGGTTTGCGCCGATCAAACTTGGCGGACTTTCGGAAGGCGGACTGCTTGTCCAGGCGCACGGCAACATCTGGGGTCGGTTGATCTTCAAGGACCTCGTCAAGTTCGACTGA
- a CDS encoding SDR family NAD(P)-dependent oxidoreductase codes for MKKLQGKIAVITGGSSGIGLATAKRFVEEGALVVITGRREKELEEAAASIGGDVTTVVGDVSRLDDLDRLYAAVKEKHGHIDILFANAGAGTIAPLATATEAHFDQTFDVNVKGLFFTVQKALPLFRDGGSIILTSSVSNVLGLPGFSTYAASKAAVRNFARAWTLELKDRKIRVNSMSPGPIDTPALATTTGLTPEQAEQAVAQFTTQIPMGRRGEPQEIADAVTFLAADESSYITGVDLAVDGGMAQV; via the coding sequence ATGAAAAAGCTACAAGGTAAGATCGCCGTCATCACGGGCGGGAGCAGCGGAATCGGGTTGGCTACCGCCAAGCGCTTCGTGGAAGAAGGCGCGCTGGTTGTGATCACCGGACGACGCGAGAAAGAGCTGGAGGAGGCCGCAGCCTCGATCGGCGGGGACGTCACGACGGTCGTGGGCGACGTGTCGCGCTTGGACGACCTGGATCGGCTTTACGCCGCCGTGAAAGAGAAACATGGCCACATCGACATTCTCTTTGCGAACGCCGGCGCGGGTACGATCGCCCCGCTCGCGACAGCGACCGAGGCCCATTTCGACCAGACGTTCGACGTGAACGTGAAGGGACTGTTCTTCACCGTGCAGAAGGCGCTTCCGCTTTTCAGGGACGGCGGCTCGATCATCCTCACCTCGTCGGTTTCCAACGTGTTGGGGCTGCCGGGCTTCAGCACCTACGCGGCGAGCAAGGCGGCGGTGCGCAATTTCGCGCGCGCCTGGACGCTGGAGCTGAAGGACCGCAAAATCCGCGTCAATTCCATGAGCCCCGGACCAATCGATACTCCGGCACTGGCGACGACGACAGGTCTGACGCCTGAACAGGCCGAGCAAGCCGTCGCCCAGTTCACCACACAGATCCCGATGGGTCGCAGGGGCGAGCCCCAGGAGATTGCGGATGCCGTCACATTCCTCGCGGCCGATGAAAGTTCTTACATCACCGGCGTGGATCTCGCCGTCGACGGCGGCATGGCGCAGGTCTGA
- a CDS encoding SDR family NAD(P)-dependent oxidoreductase, whose product MTRLNEKTAVITGGATGIGLAAARRFIEEGAVVFIYGRRQDALDAAVAELGPNARGVKGSVSDEADLDRFYAAVKAERGTLDVVFANAGAGSPLALGQITAEHIDDTFATNVKGTIFTVQKALPLMGAGGSIILTGSSAGTTGAPGFTAYSASKAAVRNLARTWAEDLKGTGIRVNVLSPGPTATELAKAALGEEGQKAYGSMTALQRMGDPAEVGAAAAFLASDDSSFMTASELAVDGGLAQL is encoded by the coding sequence ATGACGAGATTGAATGAAAAGACCGCCGTCATTACCGGCGGCGCCACCGGGATCGGCCTCGCCGCTGCAAGGCGCTTCATCGAAGAGGGTGCCGTCGTCTTCATCTACGGCCGTCGGCAGGACGCACTCGATGCCGCCGTTGCCGAGCTCGGGCCCAATGCCCGCGGGGTGAAGGGCTCGGTCTCGGACGAGGCCGACCTCGACCGGTTTTACGCGGCGGTGAAGGCCGAGCGCGGAACGCTCGACGTCGTCTTCGCGAATGCGGGGGCGGGAAGCCCGCTTGCGCTCGGCCAGATCACCGCCGAGCATATCGACGATACCTTCGCCACTAATGTGAAGGGCACGATCTTCACGGTCCAGAAGGCGTTGCCGCTAATGGGCGCGGGCGGGTCGATCATCCTGACCGGATCGAGCGCCGGCACGACCGGCGCCCCCGGATTCACCGCCTACAGCGCCAGCAAGGCCGCCGTGCGCAACCTCGCGCGGACTTGGGCGGAGGACCTGAAGGGCACCGGTATCCGGGTCAACGTGCTGTCGCCGGGGCCGACGGCGACCGAACTCGCCAAGGCAGCGCTCGGCGAGGAGGGTCAGAAAGCCTACGGCTCGATGACCGCGCTCCAGCGCATGGGCGATCCCGCGGAGGTCGGGGCGGCGGCTGCCTTTCTCGCTTCGGATGACAGCAGCTTCATGACCGCCAGCGAACTCGCCGTCGACGGCGGGCTGGCGCAACTCTGA
- a CDS encoding LysR family transcriptional regulator, translating into MIDWDDVRYFLAAARGGSVRAAAARLGVNHSTVLRRITQLEERLGAQMFEKLPSGYRLTAAGEEVLELAAQMEASSHQLETRVLGRDQSVRGLLRVTLTPILATHLLMPDFADFARLHPDIEMEILSSGELANLTNREADVAIRVVYDRQTLPLNLHGLKGPELFGGVYISRDRLAASRAGTPDPIRWIVISMHGIPDWASGGEVRTTGVPFRVTDAGAEIAAVRQGLGITTLPCFVGDPDPLLVRVPGTELHMYGTLWLLTQGETRKTKRVRLFTDFVSHRLAAYASLLAGLSTRDD; encoded by the coding sequence ATGATAGACTGGGATGACGTCCGCTATTTTCTTGCCGCCGCTCGCGGAGGCTCGGTGCGGGCTGCCGCCGCGCGCCTTGGGGTGAACCATTCAACCGTGTTGCGGCGCATCACCCAGTTGGAGGAACGTCTTGGGGCGCAGATGTTCGAAAAGCTGCCTTCGGGTTACCGCTTGACGGCTGCGGGGGAGGAGGTCCTCGAGCTTGCAGCCCAGATGGAAGCGTCCTCGCATCAGCTGGAGACGCGTGTCCTCGGGCGCGACCAAAGCGTGCGCGGGCTTTTGCGGGTGACGTTGACACCCATCCTTGCCACCCACCTGCTCATGCCGGACTTCGCCGATTTCGCGCGTCTGCATCCGGACATCGAAATGGAAATCCTGTCGTCCGGCGAGCTGGCAAACCTGACGAACCGCGAGGCCGACGTGGCGATCAGGGTCGTTTACGACCGCCAGACCCTGCCGCTCAATCTTCACGGCCTGAAGGGCCCGGAGCTGTTCGGCGGCGTCTACATATCCCGCGATCGCCTGGCCGCATCGCGCGCGGGCACGCCCGATCCGATCCGCTGGATCGTCATAAGCATGCACGGCATTCCGGATTGGGCCAGCGGGGGGGAGGTCCGCACTACCGGCGTTCCGTTCAGGGTCACGGATGCCGGGGCGGAGATCGCGGCCGTACGACAAGGTCTCGGGATCACGACCCTGCCATGCTTCGTCGGAGATCCCGACCCCCTGCTGGTGCGGGTGCCGGGCACCGAGTTGCACATGTATGGAACGCTCTGGCTTCTCACCCAAGGCGAGACACGGAAGACGAAGCGCGTGCGGCTCTTCACGGACTTCGTATCCCATAGGCTCGCCGCCTATGCTTCGCTTCTCGCGGGCCTGTCCACGCGGGACGACTGA